tcaacaacaaaaattaattttcgaccaaacagttgcattaacaacaaataaattaactttccagtaaaatagacgagttttgaaaagaaaagttaaacatttaaacaaaaattacaatatttaagcCACAAAGGACacattttttcgaagacagttgagttaaaaaaaaagttatatttcaaacaagaaagataaattttcatccaagaaggatgaattttcttccagaaatgatgaattttcaatccaaaaggacgagtttttaacaacatagataaatcttcgaccaaaaatgatgactttgacaaaatagttaaattttcgaaaaatagttttttaacaaaatagtcgaccGAATAtctcggggacgaaatatgttgtttttagaggaaattaggggaaacgtatttttccgatttgcaacaaaaaaatgtgtCTAAAAAGATtagcgtatttgaattttgtgctttgtttttcaaaaacatgaattttttctttcaaactataacttttgatctaatttagatatttattattttactttttattctaatAGCTTCAAAACCCCACCTTTAAATTTGTtgccattttttaacttttactttgGTAATGCACGTCTAAAAAAGTGATATGAAAAATTTCTCCTGTTCTTTTGCGATACTTCTCATAGtttatgagaaaaatgaaaaaattacttttttagggggaaaacattctttggaaaattttgaaactttgcaaAAATATCTAgcgtagaagaataaaaaacgtgtattttttattcttcgaaatatttttgagaagtcTCTACTAATACCTTTAATATtacaattgaaaagaaaatttaaagctgttttttgagaaaatcgatttttaatactttcaaaaaacacactcttcttttgttaatttaaaatgtttttttcaattttcagcaaatcggaaaaatattttaaattgatacgGTCAGTTGGATATCTAACAAGTcgaattttcagcatacaaagatgcattttcaataaaatagtcgaattttcaaaaaaaaataaataaaaagattaaaattcaattacatatttgaattttaaaaacacagacaatttttttaaggcagttaaattttcatcaaaaaagttaatttccaaccaagaaaaatgacttttctactatgaaaaatgaaattacaacaaACGAGTAAAGcttttaagattatttaacatacagcataaagtttcaaaaaagaatggaatagtttaatttgcagatAAATACTCTGATAAAAAAACGttgaacaaaagacatgaattttcaacgaaattgtctaattttccatcaaaaagatgaattttcgaccaaggaaattaatgttctaccaaaaaagacgaattttgaaaataatagataaacttttaataaaattatttcattttaaagcgAAGAGGACAAATTATCGACAAaaggttggattttcaaccaaaaacattaacatGAACTTgtgacaaaattattaaattttaaagccaaaaataagttatcgacaaaaaagttgaattttcaacccaacaatatgatttttcaaccaaaaagtttaattttcaaatagaatttttaacatgaaggttcttttaaaagcaaatatttaaatttacaatttcaattatgaacccttaataaaaaaaaattattttttacaaagtagttcaactttaagtccaataattgatttttcaaccaaaaaagataaatcttcgaAGAAGCCTTGTTAAAGGTGATATGCCAactaagcaattgcatttttaaccaaggagatttaatttctaccaagaaaaacgaatttacaaccaaatacatgcattttcaactgaaaaaatataaatatttacacttttaatcaaaaattgaatagttgaattgtcagttccaaaagtttattttcaaccaaacatgaaagtaattttcatccagttatattttcaaccagagataaactttcaactaagaaaattaatttctagcaattgcagttgaatttttgatataaaagatgactttttaacaatatagagttttaaggtaatttttttttcgcaTTTTCGATGCGAAACAGGTCTTGCCGAAAACAGAAGTCACAAAAACTCCGGCTCAAAGTGTCCAAACAATAAAGTTATacacacagaaaattcattttcatcattAAAGGGTTGTACGGCCACCCCTCAAATaacatatttacaaaaaactgctattatacgaatttttcagaaaataagaaaataaaaattttaaataaaaaaaggaatataaaataacaagaaaacaaaacaaaaaaagaaaaaaggttctTTATAAACGTCTACCTCCACGCGGTAAGaactagaaacatttttattgaagaaatggcTAAAGACGTTCTATATGCAAGcacatacaaaaatttcgaacatgtttatcaaaaaatcattaaaataaaattctacgtgAATAAAACtctacagattttcaaaatttcaacctaactcgacttttattgatttttagaactaaacttttttgcaattttttggtattgaaaatagtatttttgaaaaactgccgATTTTCACCCTTTTGGGCTATTTTATGGGGAAGTAACGAAATTTAACATTagataatgaaagaaaatatgttttctattatttgtgATAAGTTTTCCCCCATTTTTACCTGTCTTCAAAGCTGAAACCTTTTTCAGAACAATCcgtaaaaaagcgatttttcgtAAATATGTAATTTTGGGAGTTGTCCTGCAACcccttaatgatgaaaaatgaattttctgtgtgtattaaattattatatggaCATTTTGAGCCGCAGTTTTTGTGATTTCAGCTATTCACAGGACCTAATTTCGAAATCTTCGGGCCAGATTCTGGAAGTGCGCACTTGAAAATACCAGCCaataaattttcatatctttccagcataattaacaaagttgtccGTGCTTAAAGATGACGGACAATAACGGACAAATTGAGTCAATAagggttaaattaaaattataaattaattttagaggtGTGATTTATAAGTATAATAAATTAACTTACTGCTGATGCAGCGGGAGAGCCAGGTGTCACCAAATTCACTCTCAAAAATGGCTCTAAGTAAACAGATTCTTGAACAGCACTTGGAGCTGCTTCCGCTGTACTAGATTCATGTACACTTATACCCGATAAACCATGAACCTTGTGCAAACCTTcctcaatttttttcatgatagcCTTATAATCATTTTGAAGGCCTGAAGCAcaaaaattgtaagtaaatatttttaataaaattgatattgtgACACTGAGACAACCAGTTATATTCTATAAACCGAGCTAAAAAGGGTAAACAGAGTTGATTTTTGGAATCTAGGAAAACCAGGGCTAATAAAAATAAGGGCATAGGGCTCAAAAGAGGGAAAAGTAGGACTAAAATGTTATTCCTCAATTGTCCACCAACGTATTAAAAATTTGAGCTTCATTTTCTGTAACAAAATAGAAAGTATTTCCACTTTGACTTTTTCccgcaagataaaaaaaaataagaatagaaagaaatgtaatcattttttaaaattaatgttaaagaaAAGGCTGGTGTTATATGTACGAAACCGTGAACTGATCTCCCGAAACTAAACCAACGCGATACACTTTgcgtaaatatttttctactatgTATCGTATAAATAAATTCAgttaataaaatcattatttgaattataaaaattaaataaatggcgACTGAAATAACTGCAactgaaaaaatctgaattatGAATATAAACTTACAACAATTTGCGGTTACGGATCTAAACTGGTCAAAATTATACAGCTTCTAAATAAAATccttcataaataaattattttttaaataaaaagggttGAGATTAGTATATGAAATAATGTAacgttaacaaaattcaaaattttttagttttaatttaaataattaaaaattgaatcaatttggatttaaaatttaaccatttaacgttaaaatctttaaatgttcaacgttgaacaattttaaattacaattcttcgcatcttaattcaaaaaagtaaaattaagaaattaacaaaaattaaaaataaataaaataaaaatttgcaaaaaaatgtaaaacgatTTAAGatagataaattatattataattggtAATACAAGTAAGGGTTAAAAGGATAACAATTTCTAGttataatattttcgtttgttaaacttttaataaagtgATGTTATTTTCACATTTATGTGTAATTTTCAGTTGCTTAAAGATGttatatcaaagaaaaatataatagttgttatttcaaccaaaacaaacaacaaaattctttaccagacaggaaaataattttcgtccaaaaaaaaaacaattttcaatcacagtggtgaattttcacctaaaatgacaaagcttaaaaaaatatgaatgttcaacaaaatagctgaatttttaaccgaaaaggaacaaaattgttaaacttaattatacttttaacgaagaagataaaaattctaccaaaaagacgaatttgcacataaatacgtgaattttcattcaaataattgagttttcaaataaaaagataaatttgacactagaaaggaaattttaaatcataaagttcaattttgagatgaattttcaactaaaatgtgtGCGTGCGTGCGCGTGTGTGTTCAATGGGGGTTAAAAAGGttagaaaattagaatttgaatattttcgttttttaaactttcaatataaagtgattttattttcacatttatatGTAATTGTAAGTTACTTAAAGATGACTtcctaaagaaaaatttaatatgttgTTGATATTTcgactaaagcagatgaattttcaactgatacagatgattgtttaacaaagttgttgaattttcaatcaaataattacgttctaaaccaaaaaaatttattttattttaagaaaattaactcTTTACCAGACAGGAAAagcaattttcgaccaaaaagaccaattttcaatcacagtgatgaattttcacttaaaatgacgaagcttaaaaaaaagatgaatgttcaacaaaatagctgaatttttaaccgaaaaggattattttttaacaaaattgttaaactttcaaaccaataattacacttttaacgaaaaagacaaatgttctaccaaaaagaagaatttgcaaataaatacataaattttcaatcaaacagtttaattttcaactaaaaaatatacatttcaaccagaaattgaatagtttaattttcagctaagaaaattaatttttaaccagactagaaagagaatttttaatcaaggcaaacaacattttttaattctcaacaacggaattaaatttaatattaataattatatttaatactaaatttattattattattatcgccGTCGATAAGAGTACTAAAGCTCGTTGCGTACAACCGGATTTTTTCAGTACAAATAGAGCTGGGAAAAGAGactatttgtttcgaaatttcggtacaaataccCAGATTTTGTCGGTGCGTTTAGGAACTTCCTATTTTTATACCCTGAAATTCTAGTTACCTCTATTTTTGTAAGCAATacgaatttatttagtttttctaatgaacttcaaaacttaaaaaataaaagtagaataCATCAAAACAAAATATAGTTTTGACAGCACTAGCATTGTCATCATTGACAATCCgtaaagaaaaacaatattaagttttctcaaatttaaaattattttattatttcctgtaactttaaaatttgaaactattaaataaatttgtacataATTTGATGAAAGTGTAATTTACCCATATATTTAAGACGGAAATTAGGAgctactatttaattattttgtagcttctaaaaaatattgaatatttttttgaaatgttatgaaACTTAATTTGAGGTTAGGTACTTACAAATAATCTTATGACGAGCATGTCTAACTTGATAAACGTCGATATCCGCCCTAGGATAGCCTGCTGAATCAACCAATGCATCATTCATTCCAACATgattctacattttaaaaaatcatggaattaatgtaattccaaaaagaaaaatgcgaaaattgaCAACTCATTCGGACTTTGGTTGCTATAAAAGCTCCAGAATTAACGTTCTTTGGAATAATTTACATTATTCAGAATAAATATTTATACGTACGCTTTCTAAAGTTGCATGTGCATCTTTCAAATCTCTTTCTATCTTATCTTTCTCCGCCATAAGTTGCAAAACTGCCTTTTTCGCTTGCTCCACTTCCATGTCGACCACCATCTTTCTTCGTAAAATCGactgcattttcattcaaaacaaatCCAGTACCGGATGTTATTGGGATCTAGATTCTTGGGTGCACCCAGAGTTTAAACCCATatgtgaatataaaaaataagattaatcgGAAACTACAGAATTTTCATCATATTCAGTGCAAAAAACcacatttcctgttaaaactatttttgcgaagaaaataatcatttttctagGTCATGATATATCAGTTTGAACACGCCATAAGATAAAATGAACTTTAGTTAATGCATATAGCtaaatatttcgttcaaaatatgcaaaaaatattaattatgtagACTAATCGGAAATTAAATATGAAtgctaacctaacttttaggttatattatttttggtagtaaatattCTATGTAtacattaacaaaaatttattttaagttcacttttatGTCAAAGTAAGTTCATTGAAGCTTATAATGTGTTAAAGCACATACAAcatactaaaataattttctttttgcaaaaacaGTTTAAACATAAAACATGTTTTTTCGTTGTATACGATAAAAATTCCGCATGTAAAACTTAATTTCCGAGTAATCTTAATTGTTTTTATACACTTATCATTGTAAGctatgcaaaataataaaaaaaaattatttttaagcacaaattaaaaggcattttgaaaatcctacctggtttcgcgagttcacattttggccgcattgaaaaaatagatggcgtattgTAGGGTAGCGGATCCCAATTACAAACAAGGATTCtagcatttcaaaatttaatatttttaaacagttttaattgtaTATTACATGTgacattattattttacaattaaaatacatGCATCTTAAATTTAGATTAATCTTAAACTAAGACATctgtaactttaaaaataacGCTTTCAAATATCTTGCTTCGTAAGTCACTGTATTTCTTCCTTGCGGAAGCGCATTAATATCCTGAATATCAAATGGTTGTTCTACAACGCTCTGTACATCTCTTCcgtaaactgaaataaaaaaataaaattaattcatctaattcaaagaaaaagaaccTTTATTTACCTTCACTATAATTATActtgttagttaaattttttctttactggccttatatcaatatttttgaaatattgctttattcttatgtttttaaattcctctttgcTGGAATTCGAATCCAGGTCTCCAGATTACTAGTTTGGTGCTTTTACCCACTTAGTGGCAATCTAAAGGCCTGGGTTCGAATCCTAGCAGAGATAGATAGGATTTTTTTACAactaataaatcaatattttaaaaatattacactaATGGCCATTTTTTGCACTTAATATAATATAAGCTTAGCAAGgtgaaaacttaatcttttaaattccctgaattttaactgggcaaaattgttatttttcctgaccattaacattcaaataccagaattttaaccttgtattattttcaacatataatcttttatagACAGAACGAAACAGTATTTCAAATCTAGATTTAAgagtttcaaaattgtttttaattttcaagaaaaaaaagcttctatcataaaagatgatttttttaacaaagtacttga
This DNA window, taken from Belonocnema kinseyi isolate 2016_QV_RU_SX_M_011 chromosome 9, B_treatae_v1, whole genome shotgun sequence, encodes the following:
- the LOC117179777 gene encoding 26S proteasome non-ATPase regulatory subunit 9 translates to MQSILRRKMVVDMEVEQAKKAVLQLMAEKDKIERDLKDAHATLESNHVGMNDALVDSAGYPRADIDVYQVRHARHKIICLQNDYKAIMKKIEEGLHKVHGLSGISVHESSTAEAAPSAVQESVYLEPFLRVNLVTPGSPAASAGIQVEDLILEFGSINYQNFSSLQDVGSLVANSVNKELIVRVKRDCNTLVLTLIPRPWNGKGLLGCNVVPLETVER